In Perognathus longimembris pacificus isolate PPM17 chromosome 23, ASM2315922v1, whole genome shotgun sequence, a single genomic region encodes these proteins:
- the Pygo1 gene encoding pygopus homolog 1: MSAEQDKDPIALKRVRGGDGGLDGLGGPGVQLGSPDKKKRKANAQGPSFPPLSEYAPPPNPNSDHLVAANPFDDNYNTISYKPLPSSNPYLGPGYPGFGGYNTFRMPPHVPPRMSSPYCGPYSLRNQPHPFPQNPLGMGFNRPHAFNFGPHDNSGFGNPSYNNVLSQNVNIPNQHFRQNPTENFTQIPPQNVGQVSNPDLASNFVPGNNSNFTSSLEANHSFIPPPNTFGQAKAPPPKQDFPQGATKSTNQHASALTPLLNMDDTGSQSNIELKNVTRNNAVNPENSRSSSTEVTNNSHANGTQNKPRHPRGAAEVCSTEKSNKSLHPGRHGHSSSDPVYPCGICTNEVNDDQDAILCEASCQKWFHRICTGMTETAYGLLTAEAAAVWGCDTCMADKDVQLTRTREAFGPPAVGSDA; encoded by the exons ATGTCCGCGGAACAGGACAAGGACCCCATCGCGCTGAAGAGAGTCCGAG gtgGTGATGGTGGACTGGATGGGTTAGGAGGACCAGGTGTACAACTAGGAAGTCCAGATAAGAAAAAACGCAAGGCAAATGCACAG GGACCTTCTTTTCCTCCACTCTCTGAGTATGCTCCACCACCAAATCCCAACTCTGACCATCTAGTGGCTGCTAATCCATTTGATGACAACTATAATACTATTTCCTATAAACCACTACCTTCATCAAATCCGTATCTTGGCCCCGGTTATCCTGGTTTTGGAGGCTATAACACATTCAGAATGCCACCACACGTCCCCCCAAGAATGTCTTCTCCCTACTGTGGTCCTTACTCACTCAGGAATCAGCCCCACCCATTTCCTCAGAATCCTCTGGGCATGGGTTTTAATCGACCTCATGCTTTTAACTTTGGGCCACATGATAATTCGGGTTTTGGGAATCCATCTTATAATAATGTGCTAAGTCAAAATGTTAACATACCCAACCAACATTTTAGACAAAATCCCACTGAAAACTTCACTCAGATTCCTCCACAGAATGTTGGGCAAGTATCCAACCCTGATTTGGCATCTAATTTTGTCCCTGGAAATAACTCAAATTTTACCTCTTCATTAGAAGCAAATCATTCTTTTATTCCACCTCCAAACACTTTTGGTCAAGCAAAAGCACCACCTCCAAAACAAGACTTTCCACAAGGAGCCACCAAAAGCACAAATCAACATGCCTCTGCTCTTACACCTCTCTTAAATATGGATGACACGGGGAGTCAGAGCAATATTGAATTGAAAAATGTTACTCGAAACAATGCAGTCAATCCGGAGAACAGCCGTTCTAGTAGCACTGAAGTCACAAACAACAGCCATGCAAATGGGACACAGAATAAGCCACGGCACCCCAGAGGTGCAGCCGAGGTGTGCAGTACTGAGAAAAGCAATAAATCCCTCCACCCCGGCCGCCATGGCCATTCGTCTTCCGACCCCGTGTATCCTTGTGGAATTTGTACAAACGAAGTGAATGACGATCAGGACGCCATCCTCTGTGAGGCCTCTTGCCAGAAGTGGTTCCACCGCATCTGCACCGGGATGACAGAGACGGCGTACGGCCTCCTCACCGCAGAAGCCGCGGCAGTGTGGGGCTGCGATACCTGCATGGCTGACAAGGATGTCCAGTTAACACGCACCAGGGAAGCTTTCGGCCCTCCTGCGGTGGGCAGTGATGCTTAG